One Acetobacterium sp. KB-1 DNA segment encodes these proteins:
- a CDS encoding flavodoxin, with protein sequence MKKVSIVYWSGTGNTQEMAEAVAAGAEAGGAEVKVLSVDKANIEELLSSDAIALGCPSMGAEELEDQEMEPFVAELEKESLTGKPLALFGSYDWGDGQWMDEWEERMKKTGVNLVDDGLKINDAPDDAGLEACRDLGKRLAS encoded by the coding sequence ATGAAAAAAGTATCAATTGTTTATTGGAGTGGAACCGGAAATACTCAGGAAATGGCCGAAGCAGTTGCCGCTGGAGCAGAGGCTGGTGGTGCTGAAGTAAAGGTACTTAGTGTGGATAAGGCCAATATTGAAGAACTGTTAAGCAGTGATGCCATTGCTTTGGGTTGCCCTTCCATGGGTGCCGAAGAACTGGAAGATCAGGAAATGGAGCCTTTCGTCGCTGAACTTGAAAAAGAAAGTCTAACCGGAAAACCTTTGGCCTTATTTGGATCCTACGATTGGGGCGATGGCCAATGGATGGATGAATGGGAAGAAAGAATGAAGAAAACTGGGGTCAATCTAGTCGATGATGGCTTAAAAATCAATGATGCCCCCGACGATGCTGGCTTGGAAGCCTGCAGAGATTTAGGCAAACGACTGGCTTCATAG
- a CDS encoding MATE family efflux transporter, whose protein sequence is MVAAIAIPITLQSLITIGINMTDTIMVGALGELPLSGASLANQFIMVFQICCMGIGMGASVLTSRFWGMKNPDALKKSITIMFRICIGFALLFSLVTFFAPEAIMRIYTTDPEIIQEGTRYFKWAVPCYLLLGLSLTSTIVLRSVGQVRLPLVSSIFAFIINIFFNYLFIFGNLGAPRMGIEGSALSTLIARIFEFSFICGYLFFIDKKIRYRLFHLFMRCRDILREYINIAIPVLISDVLLALGNNAVAMVIGRLGVSFVSANAITMVLQQLSTVLIQGIANASAIITGHTLGRGDEETAQQQGVTFLYLGIAIGLCSAMLIWITSKPMIGLYNLTPETQQIAAQLMFAIGFIVIFQSTNSILTKGVLRGGGDTRFLMVADIIFLWAASVPLGAMAGFVWHLPAFWIYTLLKIDQIIKAIWCIYRLKSRKWIKRIATYPLNQDQ, encoded by the coding sequence ATGGTGGCTGCTATTGCCATTCCGATCACCTTACAAAGCCTCATTACCATTGGCATTAACATGACCGATACAATAATGGTGGGGGCGCTGGGAGAACTGCCCTTGTCTGGTGCTTCCCTGGCCAATCAGTTCATTATGGTTTTTCAGATCTGTTGCATGGGGATTGGCATGGGTGCCTCTGTACTCACCTCTCGTTTCTGGGGAATGAAAAACCCTGATGCCTTAAAAAAATCAATTACCATTATGTTCCGCATCTGCATTGGTTTTGCTTTGCTTTTTTCATTGGTGACCTTTTTTGCTCCTGAAGCGATCATGCGTATCTATACGACCGATCCAGAAATTATCCAAGAAGGTACGCGCTATTTTAAATGGGCAGTTCCCTGCTATCTGCTTTTAGGACTCTCGCTGACATCCACCATTGTACTACGAAGTGTCGGTCAAGTTCGACTCCCTTTAGTTTCATCGATTTTTGCATTTATCATCAATATTTTCTTTAACTACCTGTTTATCTTTGGCAATTTGGGAGCCCCCCGGATGGGTATTGAGGGTTCTGCCCTATCAACATTAATTGCCAGAATTTTTGAGTTTTCGTTTATTTGCGGTTATCTATTTTTTATTGACAAAAAAATCCGTTATCGCCTCTTTCATCTCTTTATGCGATGTCGGGATATCTTAAGGGAATACATTAACATCGCTATTCCGGTTTTGATCAGTGATGTTTTACTCGCCCTTGGCAATAATGCTGTGGCGATGGTGATTGGACGGTTAGGCGTCAGTTTTGTTTCTGCTAATGCCATCACGATGGTTCTTCAGCAACTGAGTACGGTGCTTATCCAGGGGATTGCCAACGCCAGTGCTATTATCACAGGTCACACCCTGGGGCGGGGTGATGAGGAAACTGCTCAGCAGCAAGGCGTCACCTTTTTATATCTGGGCATCGCCATCGGCCTCTGTAGTGCTATGCTTATCTGGATCACCAGCAAACCGATGATTGGTCTCTACAACCTGACCCCAGAGACTCAACAAATTGCGGCTCAACTAATGTTTGCCATCGGTTTTATTGTTATTTTTCAATCGACCAACAGTATCCTGACCAAGGGGGTTCTTCGCGGCGGTGGAGACACCCGATTTTTAATGGTGGCGGATATTATCTTCTTATGGGCTGCCTCGGTTCCGCTTGGAGCAATGGCTGGTTTCGTCTGGCATTTACCGGCATTTTGGATCTATACGCTACTGAAAATTGACCAGATTATCAAAGCGATCTGGTGTATCTATCGATTGAAGAGCCGAAAATGGATTAAAAGAATCGCAACTTATCCTTTGAATCAAGATCAGTAA
- a CDS encoding MBL fold metallo-hydrolase, whose protein sequence is MGKLFYQGHGSYRLVTDQGIVLYVDPFAGEGYDLPADIALITHEHPDHNNLSLLQQHQGCVVVRPETILINGNYGTRTIHEVAIQAVPAYNSGHDKNKCVGYVIELDGVKIYASGDTSTTDYMKDVLSKEKLDYALLPTDGFYNMDPKEASDCAAVIGAVHTIPIHMKPGALFDRKIAEAFVAEGRLILEPNDEIIL, encoded by the coding sequence ATGGGAAAATTATTCTATCAAGGCCATGGCAGTTATCGGCTTGTCACCGATCAGGGCATCGTACTCTACGTTGATCCATTTGCTGGGGAAGGCTACGATCTTCCTGCTGATATTGCCCTGATAACCCATGAACATCCCGATCATAACAATTTATCATTATTACAGCAACATCAGGGGTGTGTAGTTGTCCGACCGGAAACCATTCTGATAAACGGTAATTATGGAACCCGGACTATTCATGAAGTTGCTATCCAGGCCGTACCGGCCTATAATTCCGGGCATGACAAAAACAAGTGTGTGGGCTATGTGATTGAGCTTGATGGCGTTAAAATTTATGCTTCCGGTGATACTTCCACCACCGACTATATGAAAGACGTTTTATCTAAAGAAAAACTTGACTATGCCTTGTTGCCGACTGATGGCTTTTATAATATGGATCCCAAGGAAGCCTCCGACTGTGCAGCAGTCATCGGTGCCGTCCATACCATCCCCATTCATATGAAACCGGGTGCTTTGTTTGATCGTAAAATTGCCGAAGCCTTTGTGGCTGAAGGCCGCCTGATTTTAGAACCCAATGACGAAATAATACTGTAG
- a CDS encoding MATE family efflux transporter produces MNNQHFVNKAFRIFVINSILSSAGVVLGTFVDAIILGNAFGAVGLSVLAVSMPIYAVYNLFGYAFGVGGSLRVSESIGAEDKDGVRSYFTQAVVFAAAVGVVIAVLGSLFLPTIIALTGGAGIASARDYMWPIVVMAPIFILAPVMSLLIRSDADPFLSTLGIGVSVAVNLVLDLIFIFGLKMGVFGGALAMIIGQLCAVFIYSLHFFKKHNHLKLSRTSLSPKAGAQLFQGGFGIASAFIYQGITLIVINNLLSVTAGGGGLGVYNILFNVSLFAYAIFDGISLALAPLVATFAGEKDTEGVYNTMGLSLKTAVLLSASCALALLIFAEPIASMFGVADNLPLVAQTIRIFAFGVVQTCFNCIMAHFYQTIKRPSLAGLIYFMRGLLLLVAFSAWFIPVFGVLGTALAMVAAETATMVILLIAALVIKKQGGYRNILLFREPIIAKDKLYETTLSSDIKELENCVVEIEAFCERLDIDSRNAYFINLTIEELATNIINFGFSDGKPHYIHIKIALFEEDIYIRLRDDSTSYNPFEEPEKPDEGLDYLGVSIVRKKAKSFAYNRTLVFNNLLIIL; encoded by the coding sequence ATGAATAATCAACATTTTGTTAACAAGGCTTTTCGCATATTTGTTATCAACAGTATCCTTTCTTCGGCTGGGGTAGTGCTGGGAACCTTTGTCGATGCTATCATTCTGGGGAATGCTTTTGGTGCAGTTGGTTTGTCAGTACTGGCCGTTTCAATGCCGATATACGCGGTTTATAACCTGTTCGGTTACGCCTTTGGGGTTGGTGGATCACTGAGAGTTTCCGAGTCCATTGGCGCTGAGGATAAAGATGGGGTTCGATCCTATTTTACCCAGGCAGTAGTTTTTGCAGCGGCAGTGGGAGTCGTTATTGCGGTATTGGGAAGCCTCTTTCTGCCGACCATTATTGCTCTTACCGGAGGGGCGGGAATTGCTAGTGCCAGGGATTATATGTGGCCGATTGTAGTCATGGCACCGATATTTATTCTGGCTCCGGTGATGTCGTTGCTGATTCGCAGTGACGCCGATCCATTTTTGTCGACTCTGGGGATTGGTGTTTCGGTGGCGGTAAATCTGGTTTTGGATCTGATTTTCATCTTTGGACTGAAGATGGGTGTGTTTGGTGGGGCGCTCGCTATGATTATCGGACAGCTGTGTGCGGTTTTCATCTATTCACTGCACTTTTTTAAAAAGCATAATCACCTTAAATTGAGTCGGACTTCCCTGAGTCCCAAAGCCGGCGCTCAGCTTTTTCAGGGGGGCTTTGGGATTGCATCGGCCTTTATTTATCAGGGGATCACCTTGATCGTTATTAATAATTTACTCAGTGTAACCGCGGGGGGCGGGGGATTGGGTGTCTATAATATCCTTTTTAACGTATCATTATTTGCTTATGCCATATTTGATGGTATTTCGTTGGCTCTGGCACCACTGGTCGCAACGTTTGCCGGGGAGAAGGATACTGAAGGTGTTTATAACACCATGGGCCTGTCCTTAAAGACGGCAGTTTTACTTAGTGCTTCATGTGCCCTGGCTTTGCTGATCTTCGCAGAACCTATTGCGTCGATGTTTGGGGTGGCGGACAATCTGCCGCTGGTAGCTCAGACCATCCGCATCTTTGCCTTCGGGGTAGTACAAACCTGCTTTAACTGCATCATGGCACACTTTTACCAGACCATTAAGCGGCCGTCTCTGGCGGGGCTGATTTACTTTATGCGGGGGCTATTGCTGCTGGTTGCCTTTTCGGCCTGGTTTATTCCGGTTTTTGGAGTGCTCGGAACAGCATTGGCAATGGTAGCGGCGGAAACGGCAACCATGGTGATCCTGCTCATTGCGGCACTGGTTATCAAGAAACAGGGCGGGTACCGAAATATTTTATTGTTTAGAGAACCGATTATCGCGAAGGATAAACTATATGAAACAACCCTTTCTTCTGACATTAAAGAGCTTGAAAATTGTGTGGTTGAGATTGAAGCTTTCTGTGAACGGCTTGATATTGATAGCAGGAACGCTTATTTTATTAACCTGACCATTGAAGAATTGGCAACTAATATAATTAATTTTGGATTTAGTGATGGGAAACCGCATTATATCCATATAAAAATTGCTCTATTTGAAGAGGACATCTATATTCGGCTCAGGGATGACAGCACCAGCTACAATCCTTTTGAAGAACCGGAAAAACCGGATGAAGGGCTTGATTATCTGGGTGTATCAATTGTACGCAAAAAGGCAAAATCATTTGCCTATAACCGAACCCTGGTATTTAACAATTTGCTTATTATTTTATAG
- a CDS encoding SpoIIE family protein phosphatase codes for MKEQKSIRRISLKTKFASASMILALVLSLVIVLVSYFSYRDSMFKRYEENITSLVKTASSFAPVDKVNQYYETGQTDSDYELFIKELQVIQEQNHLEFLYAYVPIEQGFKVFGQGTKPGTAGHFVLGDFLGTDYYPQEDIDAANQYFIGSEKSKTIITNESEFGYLISAVHVLKDAEGNPTLIIGADMSMKDINSTLSNYIILVSFVAALILILFITIYLLFLNKSIIDPLQVIVDNATDFVNTNIDDNLNEIVALNIEVRTGDEIEILAEAFNKMTSDIIRYIKELTSVTSERERIETELRIATLIQEGMLPRNFLYPDRNEFTLYASMRAAKDVGGDFYDFFFVDDDHFCITIGDVSGKGVPAALFMAMTKATVKDLVLRRLPVDEVMTEANVSLCNNNEQGMFVTLLIAIINVKTGVFQWCDAGHDPAIIWKKDGTVEMLTGKKGFVCAGMETAKYKMNESQIEKGDIIYLYTDGIPEANNTKNEFYGLERLKTLVASKDEHDIKSLCADILADVDEFADTEPQFDDITMLGFKLEE; via the coding sequence ATGAAAGAACAAAAGAGCATTCGTCGAATCAGTTTAAAAACCAAGTTTGCCTCAGCCAGTATGATTCTGGCACTGGTGTTATCATTGGTGATTGTGCTGGTTTCCTATTTTAGTTATCGGGATTCCATGTTTAAACGCTATGAAGAAAACATCACATCACTCGTGAAAACCGCTTCATCCTTTGCTCCGGTAGACAAGGTCAACCAGTATTATGAAACGGGCCAGACCGATTCTGATTATGAATTGTTCATTAAAGAGTTGCAGGTCATCCAGGAACAGAACCACTTGGAATTCCTTTATGCCTATGTCCCAATTGAACAAGGGTTTAAAGTTTTTGGGCAGGGAACCAAACCGGGGACGGCAGGTCATTTTGTTCTTGGTGATTTTCTGGGAACAGACTATTATCCACAAGAAGATATTGATGCTGCTAATCAATATTTTATCGGTTCTGAGAAATCAAAGACCATTATCACGAATGAAAGTGAGTTCGGATATCTGATTTCTGCAGTTCATGTGTTAAAAGATGCAGAAGGGAATCCGACTTTGATTATTGGGGCAGATATGTCCATGAAAGATATTAATTCGACTCTTAGTAATTATATTATTCTGGTTTCTTTTGTTGCGGCACTGATCCTAATTTTATTTATCACCATTTATCTGCTATTTCTTAACAAATCGATTATCGATCCGTTACAGGTGATTGTTGATAATGCCACCGATTTTGTCAATACCAACATCGATGATAACCTCAATGAGATTGTGGCTTTGAATATCGAAGTACGAACCGGTGATGAAATCGAAATTCTGGCCGAAGCCTTTAACAAGATGACCAGTGATATTATCCGTTATATCAAAGAATTGACTAGCGTCACGTCTGAACGGGAGCGGATTGAAACCGAGTTGCGGATTGCCACCCTGATTCAGGAAGGCATGCTGCCCCGGAATTTTTTATATCCTGACAGAAACGAGTTCACCCTTTATGCCTCGATGCGGGCGGCTAAAGATGTCGGCGGCGACTTTTATGACTTCTTTTTCGTGGATGATGATCACTTCTGTATCACCATTGGCGATGTTTCCGGGAAAGGGGTTCCAGCGGCTTTGTTTATGGCGATGACCAAAGCGACCGTAAAAGATCTGGTACTCAGGCGCCTGCCTGTCGATGAGGTCATGACCGAAGCTAATGTTAGTCTGTGCAACAACAATGAACAGGGTATGTTTGTGACCTTGCTGATTGCCATTATTAATGTCAAAACTGGGGTCTTCCAGTGGTGCGATGCCGGACATGACCCGGCAATTATCTGGAAAAAAGATGGCACCGTTGAAATGCTTACTGGTAAGAAAGGATTTGTTTGTGCTGGCATGGAAACGGCTAAATATAAGATGAATGAATCGCAAATCGAAAAAGGGGATATTATCTATCTCTATACTGATGGGATTCCCGAGGCGAATAATACCAAAAATGAGTTTTATGGACTGGAACGCCTGAAAACATTGGTTGCTTCAAAAGACGAGCATGATATTAAATCACTGTGCGCCGATATTTTAGCGGATGTAGACGAATTTGCCGATACCGAACCGCAGTTTGATGATATCACTATGCTCGGGTTTAAGCTTGAGGAGTAG
- a CDS encoding GNAT family N-acetyltransferase, translating into MKKATDVLCHAFKNDPLYRTVFQNEKDLCRYIKLMVNYYNRNGEIHVAVVDDKVVGASIWNHKGRPFFSIRTALVSGMLGELIKFLMLAQVKSLIMVKNEALITERYHYNKEHHYIFMLGSVMKGAGRVLMEYDIKKFSECPIYLENSNITDNKNFYERLGFHSIKTIDVMGVPVDLLTNSKGDQSV; encoded by the coding sequence ATGAAAAAGGCGACTGATGTGTTGTGCCACGCCTTTAAGAATGACCCCCTCTACCGAACCGTGTTTCAGAATGAAAAGGATCTTTGCCGATATATCAAGCTAATGGTCAATTACTACAATCGCAATGGTGAAATTCATGTGGCGGTTGTTGATGATAAAGTAGTCGGTGCTTCCATTTGGAATCATAAAGGCAGACCGTTTTTTAGTATCCGCACGGCCCTAGTCAGTGGTATGTTGGGAGAACTCATCAAATTTCTAATGCTTGCGCAGGTTAAAAGTTTGATTATGGTAAAAAATGAAGCTCTGATCACTGAGCGCTATCATTATAATAAAGAACACCATTATATCTTTATGCTTGGCTCTGTGATGAAAGGGGCGGGCCGGGTGCTGATGGAATATGATATTAAAAAGTTCAGCGAATGTCCCATTTATTTAGAAAACAGCAACATCACGGACAATAAGAATTTTTACGAGCGACTTGGATTTCATTCCATTAAAACGATTGATGTGATGGGGGTCCCGGTGGATTTGTTAACCAACAGTAAAGGAGATCAGAGCGTATGA
- a CDS encoding ATP-binding protein, protein MKKLTVDASTENLSKILEFIDAELEAAGADMKMIFQVDLAVEEIYTNIAHYAYAPDDGKVIIQFDAYGDPLLVEIQFIDCGKPFNPLDNPDPDITLTAEERQIGGLGVLMVKKTMDEVDYRFEENKNILTIKKYVS, encoded by the coding sequence ATGAAGAAATTAACCGTTGATGCATCTACAGAAAATTTATCTAAGATTCTTGAATTTATCGATGCCGAACTGGAGGCGGCTGGAGCCGATATGAAAATGATCTTTCAAGTTGATTTGGCGGTAGAAGAAATATATACAAACATTGCCCACTATGCCTATGCTCCGGATGATGGCAAGGTGATCATTCAATTTGACGCCTATGGTGACCCGTTGCTGGTGGAAATACAGTTTATTGACTGTGGAAAACCATTCAATCCCCTTGATAACCCGGATCCGGACATCACATTGACAGCTGAAGAGCGCCAAATCGGTGGTTTAGGTGTGCTGATGGTCAAAAAAACCATGGATGAGGTGGACTATCGTTTTGAAGAAAATAAAAACATTTTAACAATAAAAAAATATGTAAGTTAG